GTTTAAACTTAAAATCAGATTTTGAAACTGAAACTTTTGTAGAAGAATGAAAACTCTGGCAACCAGAAAATGAGGATGCTGTAGTTTTTATTTTATTAAGAGCACTGATGTGCTGGATATCAAAAATGTCCAAAACCTCCCTCTTTAATGAACAGGGAGATAACGAAAACGCTACAGCAAGCATTATTACAATGGCTCTGTATATTTTCATATGGGATTTTAATTTTGACATCGTTACAAAACTACGGTTTTCAAAATTAAAAGTGCTACACTCAAAAAAATATTTGAAAACATGATATTGAAGCACGCCATCACAACTTCCATATTTCTTATCTTTGTCTCTCTTTAAAGCAATAAAATACCCTTACTTCAATTGAAGAATCTTAAATATTATTTAGCCGCCATTTTTGCATTTGCAACTTGGGGAACATTCAGTCTGGTTTTAAAACCACTGCATTCGTATGCTTCTTTAGATATTCTTTTTTACAGAGTGTTTAGTTGTGCCTTGATTATGTCGGTTGTTACCATTCTTTTCAGAAGAGCAAAGCTTAAAAATAATTTGAAATATTTTCAGAGTATTTCACAGAAAAGTAAATACAGAACAATAGGTTTAAATGTTTTAAGCAGTATTTTACTTACGGGAAATTGGTTTTCGTTTATTTATGTGATGAATCATATCAGTGTGAGAGCTACCTCTGTTGCTTATCTTGTATGCCCGATTATCACAACGATTCTTGCTTTTTTTATTCTTCGCGAAAAACTGACAAAACTACAATGGCTTTCGGTGATTTTAAGTGGGGTAGGATGTATTCTGCTGTCGTATTCCAATCTTCTTGATATGTTGTACAGTAGTTTGATTGGCGCTACTTACGCCTGTTATCTGATTGTTCAAAGTACCAATAAGAAATTTGATAAGTTTCTGGTTCTTAACTTCCACATGATTTTGTCAGCACTCATTCTTTTGCCGTTTTTTCCGAAATATTCGGGAACTATTCCTACCGATTTTACTTTCTATTTTTA
The sequence above is a segment of the Chryseobacterium turcicum genome. Coding sequences within it:
- a CDS encoding EamA family transporter, encoding MKNLKYYLAAIFAFATWGTFSLVLKPLHSYASLDILFYRVFSCALIMSVVTILFRRAKLKNNLKYFQSISQKSKYRTIGLNVLSSILLTGNWFSFIYVMNHISVRATSVAYLVCPIITTILAFFILREKLTKLQWLSVILSGVGCILLSYSNLLDMLYSSLIGATYACYLIVQSTNKKFDKFLVLNFHMILSALILLPFFPKYSGTIPTDFTFYFYIEIIAIMYTIVPLLLNLYALSGIASSKVGMILNINPIIAFILAGAVYHEALGGLQILSYGIIFLAVIIFNAKEIFRLKATTAG